A portion of the Calothrix sp. 336/3 genome contains these proteins:
- a CDS encoding SUMF1/EgtB/PvdO family nonheme iron enzyme yields MAKNWAITIGVNKYDRLQDLNYAKRDAQLMRDFLLNETSFERVYFFSDDSPDIGGKSTRPNRANLRGVLRELFAKPFMGAGDNFWFFFSGHGIRHNNRDYLMPCDGDAEDIEETAIPINFVTERLRQCGADNIVLILDACRSLAQKAGEGIGRQTAEEARQQGVISIFSCSPQEYSYEIPELEQGAFTRVLLDGLGIQGKCATVERLNQYLSLRVPEVVRQYHNGRQTPYIIAEPVNKSHLILVPRYATLAEIATLKNDAYQAEINRDIELAEQLWIRVLAAASGSDMDAIKGIQRIERLRWESPPQPTSPANSHVPNSGKGASSQNPLKTWTLDAINAIKEIQRFEPLRWESSPQPTSPANSHVPNSEKGISSQNPLRTWTFEVVTVDATGKITNRRNCEAKYQVEDLGNGVTLEMVQIPGGRFTMGSPLTEAGRYDDESPQHQVTVPSFFMGKYPVTQEQYQAIMGQNPSYFKGEKRPVEQVSWDNAVEFCQKLTQKTGRTYRLPSEAEWEYACRTGTTTPFYFGETITTELANYRGTDWDYNGTIYPGNYGQAPKGEYRKQTTEVGKFPPNAFGLYDMHGNIWEWCEDVYNDDYQGAPRDGSACSSGSNNDIKLLRGGSWDLNPRLCRCADRLYLARANRGFNVGFRVVAVSLP; encoded by the coding sequence ATGGCGAAAAACTGGGCAATTACCATTGGTGTAAACAAATACGATCGCTTGCAAGATTTAAATTATGCCAAGCGAGATGCTCAGTTAATGCGGGATTTTCTCCTCAATGAAACCAGTTTTGAGCGAGTTTATTTTTTCTCTGATGATTCACCAGATATCGGGGGAAAATCCACCCGTCCAAATCGGGCAAATTTACGGGGAGTATTGCGAGAATTATTTGCCAAACCTTTTATGGGTGCGGGGGATAACTTTTGGTTTTTCTTTAGCGGTCACGGTATCCGCCACAATAACCGGGATTATCTCATGCCCTGTGATGGTGATGCTGAGGATATTGAAGAAACCGCAATTCCCATTAATTTTGTCACTGAGCGCTTGCGTCAATGTGGGGCGGATAATATTGTTTTGATTTTAGATGCTTGTCGGAGTCTGGCACAAAAAGCCGGGGAAGGAATTGGACGACAAACTGCGGAGGAAGCGCGTCAACAGGGTGTAATTAGTATTTTTTCCTGTAGTCCCCAGGAATACTCCTATGAAATTCCGGAATTAGAACAAGGTGCTTTTACCCGTGTGTTACTTGATGGGTTAGGAATTCAAGGTAAATGTGCGACTGTGGAACGTTTGAATCAGTATCTTAGTTTGCGCGTACCGGAAGTCGTCCGTCAGTATCACAATGGCAGACAAACACCCTATATCATTGCCGAACCTGTAAATAAATCCCATTTGATTCTTGTACCCAGGTATGCAACTTTAGCAGAAATTGCGACGCTGAAAAATGACGCTTACCAAGCTGAGATTAATAGAGATATCGAGTTAGCAGAACAATTATGGATTCGGGTATTAGCTGCTGCTTCTGGTAGTGATATGGATGCTATTAAGGGAATCCAAAGAATTGAGCGGTTACGTTGGGAATCTCCACCACAACCAACATCACCAGCTAATTCTCATGTTCCGAATTCTGGGAAGGGAGCATCTTCACAAAATCCCTTGAAAACCTGGACATTGGATGCCATTAATGCCATTAAGGAAATCCAAAGATTTGAGCCATTACGCTGGGAATCTTCACCACAACCAACATCACCAGCTAATTCTCATGTTCCGAATTCTGAGAAGGGAATCTCTTCACAAAATCCCTTGAGAACTTGGACATTTGAGGTTGTGACAGTGGATGCAACGGGGAAAATTACAAACCGTCGCAACTGTGAAGCGAAATATCAGGTTGAAGACTTGGGGAATGGTGTCACCTTGGAAATGGTGCAGATACCTGGGGGAAGATTTACCATGGGTTCCCCGCTAACGGAAGCAGGAAGATACGACGATGAAAGTCCGCAGCATCAAGTTACAGTTCCCAGTTTCTTCATGGGGAAATATCCAGTTACCCAAGAGCAATATCAAGCAATTATGGGTCAAAATCCCTCCTATTTCAAAGGTGAGAAACGACCTGTAGAGCAAGTAAGTTGGGATAATGCGGTAGAATTTTGTCAAAAGTTGACCCAGAAAACAGGACGCACCTACAGATTACCCAGCGAAGCGGAATGGGAATATGCTTGTCGTACAGGAACCACCACACCCTTCTATTTTGGTGAAACTATAACGACAGAGTTAGCGAATTATCGAGGAACCGATTGGGATTATAACGGTACAATTTACCCAGGTAATTATGGTCAGGCTCCAAAGGGTGAATATCGGAAGCAAACAACAGAAGTCGGAAAATTTCCACCCAATGCCTTTGGTTTATACGATATGCATGGTAATATATGGGAATGGTGTGAAGATGTATATAATGATGATTACCAGGGCGCACCAAGAGACGGAAGTGCGTGCTCATCTGGTAGCAATAACGACATAAAGCTGCTGCGTGGTGGTTCGTGGGACCTCAACCCCAGGCTCTGTCGCTGTGCTGATCGCCTCTATCTCGCGCGCGCGAATCGAGGCTTCAATGTTGGTTTTCGAGTTGTGGCGGTGTCGTTACCGTGA
- a CDS encoding NAD(P)/FAD-dependent oxidoreductase has product MSEKSTRICILGGGFGGLYTALRLSQLPWEREQKPEIILVDQGDRFVFSPLLYELLTGEMQVWEVAPTFVELLAGSGVRFYQGVVSGIDMEQLRVELEDGREIASDRLVLALGGETPLDLVPGAKSYAYPFRTVTDVYRLEERLRVLEESDLEKIRVAIVGGGYSGVELACKLADRMSTRGRFRLVEMGNQILGNSPDFNREAAKKALESRGIFLDLETKVEDITSDSISLEYKGTIDTIPVDLVIWTVGTRINPVIKSLPVKQNSRGQITITETLQVVDYPQIFALGDITDCRDVTGAQVPSTAQAAFQQADYTAWNIWASLSTRPLLPFRYQYLGEMLALGVDNATLAGLGVKLEGSVAYLARRLAYLYRLPTLDHQLKVGFNWLTRPIIDALSK; this is encoded by the coding sequence ATGAGTGAAAAATCTACAAGAATTTGTATCCTTGGTGGAGGCTTTGGCGGTCTTTACACAGCTTTGCGTTTAAGTCAACTGCCCTGGGAAAGGGAACAGAAACCGGAAATAATTTTAGTTGATCAGGGCGATCGCTTTGTTTTTTCTCCCCTCCTCTATGAATTATTGACGGGGGAAATGCAAGTATGGGAGGTTGCCCCAACTTTTGTAGAATTGTTGGCAGGTTCGGGTGTGCGCTTCTATCAAGGGGTTGTCTCTGGAATTGATATGGAGCAGTTACGGGTAGAGCTAGAGGATGGTAGGGAAATTGCTAGCGATCGCCTGGTGTTAGCTCTCGGTGGTGAGACTCCCTTGGATTTAGTCCCCGGTGCAAAATCTTACGCTTATCCCTTCCGGACAGTTACGGATGTGTATCGTCTAGAAGAGCGGTTACGAGTACTGGAAGAATCGGATTTAGAGAAAATTCGAGTGGCGATCGTTGGTGGTGGTTACAGTGGGGTGGAGCTAGCTTGCAAACTGGCAGATAGAATGTCTACGCGAGGACGTTTTCGCCTGGTAGAAATGGGTAATCAAATTCTGGGTAATTCTCCCGACTTTAACCGCGAAGCTGCCAAGAAAGCTTTGGAAAGTAGAGGTATCTTTCTTGACCTAGAAACGAAAGTAGAAGACATCACTTCAGACAGCATTTCCTTGGAATACAAGGGCACAATTGATACAATTCCCGTGGATTTGGTCATTTGGACGGTGGGAACTCGGATTAATCCTGTAATTAAAAGTTTGCCTGTAAAGCAGAATTCACGGGGACAAATTACTATCACTGAAACACTACAAGTTGTTGATTATCCCCAGATTTTTGCCCTAGGTGATATTACGGATTGTCGTGATGTCACAGGAGCACAGGTTCCCAGTACTGCTCAAGCAGCATTCCAACAGGCAGATTATACCGCTTGGAATATTTGGGCAAGTTTAAGCACTCGTCCCCTCTTACCCTTCCGCTATCAATATTTAGGTGAAATGTTGGCATTAGGAGTAGACAATGCAACTTTGGCAGGTTTAGGTGTGAAATTAGAAGGTTCTGTAGCATATCTTGCCCGTCGTTTAGCATATCTCTACCGCTTACCTACCCTAGATCATCAGTTGAAAGTAGGGTTTAATTGGTTGACTCGTCCCATTATTGATGCTTTATCAAAATAG
- a CDS encoding SUMF1/EgtB/PvdO family nonheme iron enzyme, which yields MLRGGSWNNNPRNCRCANRNYNARANRNNNVGFRVVAVSFP from the coding sequence CTGCTGCGTGGTGGTTCGTGGAACAACAACCCCAGGAACTGTCGCTGTGCTAATCGCAACTATAACGCGCGCGCGAATCGAAACAACAATGTTGGTTTTCGGGTTGTGGCGGTGTCGTTTCCGTGA
- a CDS encoding putative toxin-antitoxin system toxin component, PIN family, with protein sequence MKLRVVIDTNIWIRILLKGRVTLPILEAFNGDKFQLVMSQPLMEELHFVWNRPRLRERIDSSQAMRLEQQLQYRALWVELKTVPPNCRDPKDLPVLATAIDGEAGIIVSGDDDLRADDDLRVVMASYGIQLLGVNSFLKYLDESTESE encoded by the coding sequence ATGAAGTTGCGAGTGGTTATTGACACCAATATCTGGATTCGCATTTTGCTGAAAGGGCGAGTGACATTACCGATTTTGGAAGCATTCAATGGGGATAAATTCCAGTTGGTAATGAGTCAACCCCTCATGGAAGAACTACATTTTGTTTGGAATCGTCCCCGGTTAAGAGAACGGATTGACTCCAGTCAGGCGATGCGTCTAGAACAACAGTTGCAGTATCGTGCGCTATGGGTTGAATTGAAAACGGTTCCGCCTAATTGTCGAGATCCCAAAGATTTACCTGTGTTGGCAACGGCAATTGATGGCGAAGCGGGGATTATAGTGTCCGGGGATGATGATTTGAGAGCGGATGATGACTTGAGAGTGGTAATGGCAAGCTATGGCATTCAGTTACTGGGCGTTAATTCTTTCTTGAAATATTTAGATGAAAGTACTGAGTCAGAATAA
- a CDS encoding B12-binding domain-containing radical SAM protein, which yields MRVLLVYPIFPKTFWSYEKILALVDRKVLLPPLGLVTVAAILPQEWEFKLVDRNIRPVTEAEWEWADLVILSAMIVQKQDLLSQIQEAKQRGKLVAVGGPYPTSVPHEVQNVGADFLILDEGEITLPMFVEAVQKGEKSGVFRATEKPDVTSTPIPRFDLLEFDAYDMMSVQFSRGCPFQCEFCDIIVLYGRKPRTKTPAQLLAELDYLYELGWRRGVFMVDDNFIGNKRNVKLLLKELKIWMAEHNYPFRFDTEASIDLAQDTELMELMVECGFAAVFLGIETPDEDSLQLTKKFQNTRSSLIDSVQTIIKTGLRPMAGFIIGFDGEKTGAGDRIVRFAEAAGIPSTTFAMLQALPNTALWHRLQKEGRLRENKDGNINQTTLMNFIPTRPLEEIAREYVEAFCTLYEPEKYLDRTYRCFLMMGSPSWTAPFKMPELIVVKALLIIIWRQGFKRNTRWKFWHHLFSMIKRNPRAAEHYLATCAHIEHFVEYRQIVREEIESQLREYLAQGVETPYVPVTAVKVVKEETAGAVSGV from the coding sequence ATGCGAGTACTCCTCGTCTACCCAATTTTTCCAAAAACTTTCTGGTCATACGAGAAGATATTAGCATTAGTTGACCGCAAAGTTTTATTACCTCCTTTAGGGTTAGTCACCGTTGCCGCAATTTTACCCCAGGAATGGGAATTTAAATTAGTAGATCGCAATATTCGCCCAGTCACAGAGGCAGAATGGGAATGGGCAGATTTAGTGATTTTGTCTGCCATGATTGTGCAAAAACAAGATTTACTTTCCCAAATTCAAGAAGCCAAACAAAGGGGTAAATTAGTCGCAGTAGGTGGTCCCTATCCCACTTCTGTACCCCATGAAGTGCAGAATGTTGGTGCCGATTTTCTCATTTTGGATGAGGGGGAAATCACCTTACCAATGTTTGTGGAAGCTGTACAAAAAGGCGAAAAATCTGGTGTTTTTCGTGCCACAGAAAAGCCTGATGTCACATCTACTCCCATTCCCCGATTTGACTTATTGGAGTTTGATGCTTATGACATGATGTCAGTCCAATTTTCACGGGGATGCCCTTTTCAATGCGAATTTTGTGACATTATCGTCTTATATGGTCGCAAACCTCGCACCAAAACACCAGCCCAATTACTAGCAGAATTAGACTATCTCTATGAGTTAGGTTGGCGACGGGGTGTGTTTATGGTAGATGATAACTTTATCGGTAACAAACGCAATGTCAAACTGTTACTGAAAGAGTTAAAAATCTGGATGGCAGAGCATAATTATCCCTTCCGTTTTGACACCGAAGCTTCCATTGATTTAGCACAGGATACAGAATTAATGGAGTTGATGGTAGAGTGTGGTTTTGCGGCGGTATTCTTAGGAATTGAAACTCCCGATGAAGATAGTCTACAACTGACGAAGAAGTTTCAAAATACCCGCAGTTCTTTGATAGATTCAGTACAAACTATCATCAAAACTGGTTTACGTCCCATGGCAGGATTTATCATCGGATTTGATGGTGAAAAAACTGGTGCTGGCGATCGCATTGTACGGTTTGCAGAAGCCGCAGGCATCCCCTCAACAACTTTTGCCATGTTACAAGCGCTACCCAATACTGCCCTGTGGCATCGTTTGCAAAAAGAAGGCAGACTCCGGGAAAATAAGGACGGGAATATCAACCAGACAACCTTGATGAACTTTATCCCGACTCGTCCCTTAGAAGAAATTGCACGGGAATACGTAGAAGCTTTTTGCACTTTATACGAACCGGAAAAATACTTAGACCGCACCTATCGCTGTTTCCTGATGATGGGTTCACCCTCTTGGACTGCACCCTTCAAAATGCCAGAATTAATTGTTGTCAAAGCTCTACTGATTATTATTTGGCGACAGGGATTTAAACGCAATACCCGGTGGAAATTCTGGCATCATCTATTTAGTATGATTAAGCGCAATCCTAGGGCTGCGGAACATTATCTCGCAACTTGCGCCCACATTGAGCATTTTGTCGAATATCGGCAAATTGTGCGGGAAGAAATCGAGTCACAGCTGAGAGAATACCTAGCTCAAGGTGTCGAAACACCATACGTACCAGTGACAGCAGTCAAAGTTGTCAAGGAGGAAACAGCTGGAGCGGTTAGTGGAGTTTAA
- a CDS encoding ATP-binding protein, whose translation MPIFRRSNQPNEQPDNPRTGVRGVRLQASYSKLVLSQRIIMPFLLLFFTIMVVTIINYAFWFTSKLEDQASIFVENNATVVLHQLQHEQEHISSWTKLMGERNDIIKAVEQQNIPELFKIITPHKNSLKFNFVKVLNQNGGILLDLTEPEFSQLILEDRQNIVAALNGLNTTDVINLSDSENKKIQSVLVASTPLLSISGEIIGAILTGNMISEDFLRNVNPAQDEYVVIFNSKNQVTTSTLSSVYGERWEVPSLGEKPKRVLIASQHYLGKAIALPSLSYTTMQVVLLKSLGDINHTVQYLWLRLWGFFIIGGLTCTFLGRKIALSISDPLLAVAKVARKVTQESNFDLQVPVTRSDEVGILASSLNSLIRRIAEYTQQLEQSRENLEKRVEERTQQISQKNQELNQAYEQLSEALNELQQTQAQLIQTEKMSSLGNMVAGVAHEINNPINFIYGNLGYARDYTRQMFDLIDLYQREYPQPTVAIAEQLEQTEIEYIKDDLPKILSSMKMGSQRIREIVLSLRNFSRLDEAEMKYVNIHEGIDSTLLILNHRLKENILVFKEYGELSKIECYAAQLNQVFLNIISNAIDALEEESLQNHKELTIHTEKIDEDKITIEIVDNGVGFSPELQDKIFDPFFTTKEVGKGTGLGLWICYQIIQKHHGKIEITSILGQGTRCKITLPCVQNLEAS comes from the coding sequence ATGCCGATTTTTCGTCGATCAAACCAACCCAATGAGCAACCAGATAATCCAAGAACTGGAGTTCGAGGAGTGAGATTACAAGCTAGCTATTCTAAGCTAGTTTTAAGTCAAAGAATTATTATGCCATTTTTGTTGTTATTTTTTACAATTATGGTCGTAACTATTATAAATTATGCGTTTTGGTTTACCAGTAAGCTGGAAGACCAAGCTAGTATTTTTGTAGAAAATAATGCCACTGTAGTTTTACATCAATTGCAACATGAGCAAGAACATATCAGCTCTTGGACAAAATTGATGGGAGAAAGAAATGACATTATCAAAGCTGTAGAGCAGCAAAATATTCCAGAATTATTTAAAATTATTACACCTCACAAAAACAGCTTAAAATTCAATTTTGTCAAGGTGCTAAATCAAAATGGTGGCATCTTACTAGATTTAACAGAACCGGAGTTTTCACAACTTATCTTAGAAGATAGACAAAATATAGTAGCTGCTCTGAATGGATTAAATACAACTGATGTCATCAATTTATCTGATAGTGAAAATAAGAAAATTCAATCAGTATTAGTTGCTTCTACACCTCTATTGAGTATATCTGGAGAAATAATTGGAGCAATTTTGACTGGGAATATGATTAGTGAAGATTTTCTCAGGAATGTCAATCCTGCTCAGGATGAATATGTGGTGATTTTTAACAGCAAAAATCAGGTGACAACATCAACTTTGTCATCTGTCTATGGTGAGAGATGGGAAGTACCATCCCTAGGGGAAAAACCAAAACGTGTATTAATTGCGAGTCAGCATTATTTAGGGAAGGCGATCGCCCTACCATCTCTCAGTTATACTACGATGCAAGTCGTATTATTAAAGTCTCTGGGTGACATTAACCATACCGTACAGTATCTGTGGTTGAGACTGTGGGGATTTTTTATTATTGGTGGTTTAACTTGTACATTTTTAGGGAGAAAAATCGCCCTTTCAATTTCCGATCCCCTGCTTGCAGTTGCGAAGGTTGCTCGTAAAGTTACCCAGGAATCGAATTTTGATTTACAAGTACCAGTGACTCGTAGTGATGAAGTGGGAATTTTAGCAAGTTCTTTAAATAGTTTAATTCGTCGGATTGCGGAATATACTCAACAACTAGAGCAATCTCGAGAAAATTTAGAAAAAAGAGTGGAAGAGCGCACACAACAAATTTCGCAAAAAAATCAAGAATTAAATCAAGCTTATGAACAACTTAGTGAAGCTTTAAATGAACTGCAACAAACCCAAGCACAATTAATTCAAACAGAAAAGATGTCATCTTTAGGTAATATGGTGGCTGGGGTAGCCCATGAAATTAATAACCCGATTAATTTTATTTATGGCAATCTGGGCTATGCGAGAGATTATACGCGGCAAATGTTTGATTTAATAGATTTATATCAAAGAGAATATCCTCAGCCAACTGTGGCGATCGCGGAGCAATTAGAACAGACAGAAATTGAATATATTAAGGATGATTTGCCGAAAATTCTCTCATCCATGAAGATGGGTTCCCAGCGTATTCGGGAAATTGTCTTATCTTTACGTAATTTCTCTCGCTTGGATGAAGCCGAAATGAAATACGTGAATATCCACGAGGGAATTGATAGTACTTTGTTGATTCTCAACCATCGACTGAAAGAAAATATTCTGGTTTTTAAGGAATATGGAGAACTGTCGAAAATTGAATGCTATGCAGCCCAATTAAATCAAGTATTTTTAAATATTATTAGTAATGCTATTGATGCTCTAGAAGAAGAGAGTTTGCAAAATCATAAAGAACTAACTATTCATACTGAAAAGATAGATGAAGATAAAATTACTATCGAAATAGTTGATAATGGTGTGGGATTTTCTCCAGAACTTCAGGATAAAATTTTTGACCCATTTTTTACCACTAAAGAGGTAGGAAAAGGAACAGGTTTAGGATTGTGGATTTGTTACCAAATAATTCAAAAACACCATGGCAAGATAGAGATTACTTCCATCTTGGGGCAAGGTACAAGATGTAAAATTACTTTGCCTTGTGTGCAGAATCTGGAAGCATCGTGA
- the ruvX gene encoding Holliday junction resolvase RuvX — MEARSQTPSRVFVCALGLDVGRKRIGVAGCDRTGLIATGITTIERTNFEQDVSQMQQIVQQRGVEILVVGLPYSMDGTCGFQAKQVQKFTKRLAKALQLPFEYVDERLTSFQAEQLILAENRSPSRNKGLIDRKAAAIILQQWLDARR; from the coding sequence GTGGAGGCTAGAAGTCAAACTCCCTCTCGTGTCTTTGTTTGCGCTCTCGGTTTGGATGTGGGACGTAAGCGCATTGGAGTCGCTGGTTGCGATCGCACAGGTTTAATTGCCACGGGAATCACCACCATTGAACGCACAAACTTTGAGCAAGATGTCTCTCAAATGCAGCAAATTGTCCAACAGCGAGGGGTGGAAATATTAGTCGTCGGCTTACCCTACTCGATGGATGGTACCTGTGGTTTTCAAGCCAAACAAGTACAAAAATTTACCAAAAGATTGGCGAAAGCACTACAGCTCCCTTTTGAGTATGTAGATGAACGCTTGACTTCTTTTCAAGCAGAACAGCTAATTCTGGCAGAAAATCGCTCACCCTCGCGCAATAAGGGGTTAATTGATCGCAAAGCGGCGGCAATTATTCTGCAACAATGGCTTGACGCTCGTCGCTGA
- a CDS encoding N-acetyltransferase, protein MTARMKMTSLLPRNFSAVIRPVQYRDLDVIERLNQESFAASASDKVASPGQQIQWLRRWYGFIKLLSWFPNPLQYSFCGYVAEQGRSLLGMIQVSPFNRTRSTWRVDRVLLERSIDRQGIGSQLLRYCFESILEARTWILEVNINDTDALALYRHNGFQRLAEITYWEIQPELLTELAQAEPDLPNLLPVSNADAQLLYQLDTASMPPLVRQVFDRQTHDFKTGLSCALVDAIKQWVNKTEVVSGYVFEPQRKAAIGYFQLSLDLQGHEPHVASLTVHPAYTWLYPELLSQLARITQDFPKQSLKVASADYQPEGEEYLERIGASRIEHTLIMSRSVWHKVRESKFVSLEGIQLPEVLQGLQPARKPIPGGMSWLPPGKSHPPEMKIAPNYGQDHLSFPCHHPSLETSNPQESNNNLEQE, encoded by the coding sequence ATAACGGCTCGAATGAAAATGACTTCCTTACTTCCTCGAAATTTCAGTGCGGTGATTCGACCAGTTCAGTATCGGGACTTGGACGTAATCGAACGCTTAAATCAAGAGTCCTTCGCAGCCTCAGCATCCGACAAAGTTGCTTCACCGGGGCAACAAATCCAATGGCTACGTCGTTGGTATGGATTTATCAAGTTGTTGAGTTGGTTTCCTAACCCACTACAGTACAGTTTTTGTGGGTATGTGGCAGAACAGGGGCGATCGCTCCTCGGTATGATTCAAGTCTCGCCCTTCAATCGCACCCGCAGCACTTGGCGTGTTGATCGTGTCCTCTTGGAGCGTAGCATCGATCGCCAAGGAATCGGTTCCCAACTCTTGCGTTACTGCTTTGAATCTATCCTGGAAGCAAGAACTTGGATACTGGAAGTCAATATCAATGATACTGATGCCCTGGCACTATACCGACACAACGGTTTTCAACGTTTAGCAGAAATCACCTACTGGGAAATTCAACCAGAATTACTGACAGAATTAGCTCAGGCAGAACCAGATTTGCCCAATCTACTGCCGGTGAGTAACGCTGATGCTCAGTTGCTCTATCAACTAGATACGGCATCTATGCCCCCCTTGGTGCGACAAGTATTTGATCGCCAAACCCACGATTTTAAAACTGGCTTATCCTGCGCCCTGGTAGATGCCATTAAGCAATGGGTAAATAAAACAGAAGTCGTCAGTGGCTACGTATTTGAACCCCAAAGAAAAGCCGCCATCGGCTATTTTCAGCTATCCCTCGATCTCCAAGGGCATGAACCCCATGTTGCCAGTCTCACAGTCCATCCTGCCTACACATGGCTGTATCCAGAATTACTATCTCAATTAGCGAGAATTACTCAGGATTTCCCTAAACAATCCCTGAAAGTGGCTTCCGCAGACTATCAGCCGGAAGGAGAAGAGTATTTAGAACGAATTGGTGCGAGTCGTATTGAACATACTCTCATTATGTCTCGTTCCGTATGGCATAAAGTCCGGGAATCGAAGTTTGTTTCCTTAGAAGGGATTCAGTTACCGGAAGTGTTGCAAGGTTTACAACCTGCCCGCAAACCCATTCCTGGAGGAATGTCTTGGTTACCACCGGGCAAGTCTCACCCCCCAGAAATGAAAATAGCTCCTAATTATGGGCAAGATCATCTGAGTTTCCCTTGTCATCACCCTAGCTTAGAAACTTCTAACCCCCAAGAATCAAACAATAATTTAGAACAGGAGTAA
- a CDS encoding DUF655 domain-containing protein, whose translation MPLFPVPKHFHCIFLLLISLTACQSAQSQNQKLQPLPQDTLVQVYFNHSQAGEYQEPYREKKRPGDNLEQHIIDTISQAQSTVDIAVQEFKLPKIAQALVAKQASGVKVRVILENTYNRSGSDFTPEELTKLTPREKARYQEFTKFIDINNDGKISPQEIQQRDALMILRQGKVPIIDDKKDGSRGSDLMHHKFVIVDNRYVIITSSNFTLSDIHGDFSNPSSLGNANNLVKIDSSEVAAIFTQEFNLMWGEKQANQNHSGSKFGLKKPQRSPQTISLGNNKITINFSPTSPTQPWIESSNGLIGENLKTASQSVDMALFVFSEQKLANILGSQQQKSVKIRALIEPQFAYRNYSEALDMMGVALGDKCRYELDNQPWKNPITTVGVPSLQPGDLLHHKFAVLDGKIVITGSHNWSEAANSSNDESVLIIENPTVAAHFHREFERLYQQAKLGVPQAIQAKSTQQQKQCGVIKSRTTQESFQIVNLNTATATELATLPGVGEKLAQKIIITRQQRKFTSLADVERVPGVGKKMLIKWGDRAKL comes from the coding sequence GTGCCCCTTTTCCCTGTCCCTAAACATTTTCATTGTATCTTTTTATTACTGATTTCCTTGACGGCTTGTCAATCTGCCCAATCCCAGAATCAAAAGCTACAACCCCTACCCCAGGATACGTTAGTACAAGTTTACTTTAATCATTCCCAGGCAGGAGAATATCAAGAACCCTACAGAGAAAAAAAGCGCCCAGGGGACAATTTAGAACAGCACATCATTGATACAATTTCCCAGGCACAATCAACAGTTGATATTGCCGTACAAGAATTCAAATTACCCAAAATTGCCCAAGCGTTAGTAGCCAAGCAAGCATCTGGGGTGAAAGTTCGCGTCATTTTAGAAAATACCTATAACCGTTCTGGGAGTGATTTTACTCCTGAAGAATTAACGAAATTGACACCTAGAGAAAAAGCACGTTATCAAGAATTCACAAAATTTATCGATATCAATAATGATGGTAAAATTAGCCCCCAGGAAATCCAACAAAGAGATGCATTGATGATTTTGCGTCAAGGGAAAGTCCCAATTATTGACGATAAAAAGGATGGTTCTAGGGGTAGTGATTTAATGCATCACAAATTTGTGATTGTCGATAATCGTTATGTGATCATTACCTCTAGTAATTTCACCCTCAGTGATATTCATGGAGACTTTTCTAATCCCAGTAGTTTAGGAAATGCCAATAATTTAGTCAAAATAGACAGTTCAGAGGTGGCAGCAATTTTCACCCAAGAATTTAATCTCATGTGGGGAGAAAAACAGGCAAATCAAAATCATTCTGGCAGTAAATTTGGCTTAAAAAAACCTCAGCGTTCACCTCAAACCATCTCCCTAGGAAATAATAAAATTACTATCAACTTTTCTCCCACATCTCCCACCCAACCCTGGATAGAAAGTAGTAATGGTTTAATTGGCGAGAATCTCAAAACTGCCAGTCAGTCTGTAGATATGGCATTATTTGTCTTTTCCGAACAAAAGTTAGCCAATATTTTAGGTAGTCAACAGCAAAAATCCGTCAAAATTCGTGCCCTCATCGAGCCACAATTCGCCTATCGCAATTATAGTGAAGCGCTGGATATGATGGGGGTTGCCCTCGGCGATAAATGTCGATATGAATTAGATAATCAACCTTGGAAAAATCCCATCACCACCGTTGGTGTACCTTCCTTGCAACCAGGAGATTTACTACATCATAAATTTGCCGTTTTGGATGGGAAAATCGTGATTACAGGCTCCCACAACTGGTCAGAAGCCGCCAACTCTAGCAATGACGAAAGCGTACTCATTATCGAAAATCCCACCGTTGCAGCCCATTTTCACCGGGAATTCGAGCGATTATATCAACAAGCCAAACTGGGTGTTCCCCAAGCAATTCAAGCCAAAAGCACCCAACAACAAAAACAATGTGGGGTGATTAAATCACGCACCACTCAAGAATCCTTCCAAATTGTTAATTTAAATACTGCTACAGCCACAGAATTAGCCACCCTCCCAGGAGTTGGTGAGAAACTAGCACAGAAGATAATAATTACCCGTCAACAACGAAAATTTACATCCTTAGCAGATGTGGAAAGAGTACCAGGAGTGGGGAAAAAGATGTTAATTAAATGGGGCGATCGCGCAAAGCTGTAA